A DNA window from Leptolyngbya sp. SIO1E4 contains the following coding sequences:
- a CDS encoding NAD(P)/FAD-dependent oxidoreductase produces the protein MTSSKAPTIIIGAGFAGLFTALHLTNQGYPHPIVLIDRNERFCFKPLLYDYMSGEMQSYQIHPVYVGLLQGRDISFIRSTVTSVDLESRQVYLADGTVQEYDNLVVTPGSVPAFFAAGAAEHAFTFHSKAEADALKQHLMARCREAVQQPSAKARQSLLTIAIVGGGPVGVELTLTLGDLMPRWYGDVAREIAGETIHEIVSNREDIRIVLLNRSDILNGDVNSRLRDTVIAAMEDRVIQPELIVGATVTAVRPNGVEYRRDDQPERLFAHTVVWTAGTKVHPLVQALPIPDSQRAKRGQLLVKPTLQLLAHPEVFAAGDCAVIAPEEGPDEPLPATAQVAYQQGGAIAQALMATAQQKDSLPLTDVGLRGTVMKLGMGTAVANVFDRYEIVGSVGQTIRQMMYLSLMPTPAHNIRTTLDWIKDDVFQTHMNDYDKIDYTAGYTVEELLTLATAVTWSATAVSMAETGFISDQLESVVLRQVLAGATSKYPDNPLVHALFGHSAKRQFVLKQINSSDKTANEVLTIALTAINQAIAILREKATPEELRDYKDLIYAGCDRVARAAGDGPLDKRRIDPAEAAVLAEIKTALN, from the coding sequence ATGACTTCATCCAAGGCTCCAACTATCATCATCGGTGCCGGCTTTGCCGGACTCTTTACCGCTTTACATCTGACCAACCAAGGCTATCCACATCCCATTGTTCTGATTGACCGGAACGAGCGCTTTTGTTTCAAGCCGCTGTTGTACGACTACATGAGCGGTGAGATGCAATCCTATCAAATCCATCCTGTGTACGTCGGATTGCTGCAGGGTCGCGACATTTCTTTCATCAGAAGCACGGTCACATCGGTTGATTTAGAGTCGCGTCAGGTTTACTTAGCCGATGGCACTGTCCAAGAGTATGACAATTTGGTGGTGACACCCGGCAGTGTCCCGGCATTTTTTGCAGCGGGTGCCGCCGAACATGCCTTTACATTTCACAGCAAGGCCGAGGCGGATGCTTTAAAGCAGCATCTCATGGCGCGATGCCGAGAAGCCGTGCAGCAGCCATCGGCCAAGGCGCGGCAATCGCTGCTGACGATAGCCATTGTTGGGGGTGGCCCAGTTGGCGTCGAGCTGACCCTGACCCTAGGCGACCTGATGCCGCGATGGTATGGGGATGTGGCCCGTGAAATAGCCGGTGAAACAATTCATGAAATAGTCAGCAACCGAGAAGACATTCGCATCGTGTTGCTCAACCGTAGTGACATTCTCAACGGTGATGTGAATAGTCGTCTTCGAGATACAGTCATCGCGGCTATGGAAGATCGGGTGATTCAACCGGAGCTGATAGTGGGCGCGACGGTGACCGCAGTGCGTCCGAATGGGGTGGAATATAGGCGCGATGATCAGCCAGAACGCTTGTTTGCCCACACCGTTGTTTGGACCGCTGGGACAAAGGTTCATCCGTTGGTGCAAGCGCTCCCCATTCCAGACAGCCAACGGGCAAAAAGAGGTCAGCTTCTGGTGAAGCCGACGCTACAGTTGCTGGCACATCCAGAGGTTTTTGCTGCCGGAGATTGCGCGGTCATTGCACCGGAAGAGGGGCCAGATGAGCCGCTCCCGGCCACCGCTCAGGTCGCCTATCAGCAGGGCGGGGCGATCGCTCAAGCGTTGATGGCAACAGCACAACAAAAGGACTCCTTACCCCTGACCGACGTGGGCCTGCGAGGAACGGTCATGAAACTCGGCATGGGAACGGCGGTGGCCAATGTCTTCGATCGCTACGAAATCGTCGGCTCTGTCGGACAAACCATTCGTCAGATGATGTACTTGAGCCTCATGCCCACACCAGCCCACAACATTAGAACCACGCTGGACTGGATTAAAGACGATGTGTTTCAAACCCACATGAATGACTACGACAAGATTGATTACACCGCCGGTTACACCGTTGAGGAATTGCTGACCCTCGCCACGGCAGTGACCTGGAGCGCTACTGCCGTATCGATGGCCGAAACCGGATTTATTTCTGACCAGTTGGAATCGGTTGTCCTGAGACAAGTATTAGCGGGGGCCACGAGCAAATATCCTGATAATCCTCTCGTTCATGCTTTGTTTGGTCACTCGGCGAAGCGGCAGTTCGTCCTGAAGCAAATCAATAGTAGTGACAAAACAGCGAACGAGGTGCTGACGATCGCCCTCACTGCAATCAATCAGGCCATCGCGATTTTGAGGGAGAAAGCGACGCCTGAGGAACTTCGTGACTACAAAGACCTGATCT
- a CDS encoding alpha/beta hydrolase, with the protein MLLTLQTRFHRLRKFSMLPLWLGLGAGAISTLPVWGAERIQFFYGPFEATIPVEELEAIAIDGAATDADGLLAARLNEEQLTSLQEFLNTDFDIDVVMMSRLSYSDVGAELLHRLGQIIQTESGANGAQAIRAALTLAAADEAGLTVLNVIQQFPLETIQLNLPLVQKVVAENQAIFRRQTEVIDHLQQQAQSQAENSAELVSTSTGDLRQSGVYPWRRETVTFINPGRPAPSVADLYLPDRTSATPVIVISHGVASNRQAFAYLAKHLASHGYAVAVLDHADTNTEKFERFLTGLEGPPDPQSLLNRPRDVSALLDALEQTSELQRLTLESVGVLGHSLGGYTALAAAGAELQRHQLTEVCGDTVAEQPLLNLSMLLQCRFLELPETANFDVQDDRVQAVMAINPLTSHLFGSKGMGALSVPTLLVAATDDYFVPALPEQIEPFESISAEDKYLVVIENATHFTPLDFGEQVLPAPDFLVGPDPASAQPALQALTLAFFNRHLSELPDYSAFLNQAYLNQLASDPFQFSIVQQYSQP; encoded by the coding sequence ATGCTACTGACCCTGCAAACCCGCTTTCATCGCCTTAGAAAATTTTCGATGCTCCCTCTCTGGTTGGGGCTCGGGGCCGGGGCGATCTCGACCCTACCAGTGTGGGGGGCCGAGCGGATTCAATTTTTCTACGGCCCCTTTGAGGCCACCATTCCGGTAGAAGAGTTGGAAGCGATCGCGATCGACGGAGCCGCGACCGATGCCGATGGCCTGCTAGCGGCACGGTTGAATGAAGAGCAATTAACGTCACTACAGGAATTCCTGAATACCGACTTTGACATTGATGTGGTGATGATGTCACGGCTCAGCTACAGCGATGTTGGGGCCGAGCTGCTGCATCGACTGGGCCAGATTATCCAGACTGAGAGCGGCGCTAATGGGGCCCAGGCTATCCGAGCGGCCTTAACTTTAGCAGCGGCAGACGAGGCCGGGCTGACTGTCTTGAACGTCATCCAGCAGTTTCCCTTGGAGACGATTCAGCTCAATCTGCCACTCGTGCAAAAGGTGGTGGCTGAAAACCAGGCCATCTTTCGGCGTCAAACCGAGGTGATCGATCACCTGCAGCAGCAGGCCCAGAGCCAAGCTGAGAATAGTGCTGAGCTAGTCTCGACTAGCACCGGTGATTTGCGTCAATCAGGCGTTTATCCCTGGCGCCGGGAAACGGTGACCTTCATCAACCCGGGGCGGCCAGCGCCATCAGTAGCCGATCTGTATCTCCCCGATCGCACCTCAGCAACACCAGTGATTGTCATTTCCCACGGGGTAGCTTCCAATCGCCAAGCTTTTGCTTACCTAGCCAAACATCTGGCCTCCCACGGTTATGCCGTCGCCGTTTTAGATCATGCTGATACCAATACCGAAAAGTTTGAGCGGTTTCTGACCGGGCTCGAAGGCCCACCGGACCCCCAGTCATTGCTCAACCGCCCTCGGGATGTTTCAGCGCTGCTCGATGCATTGGAGCAAACATCGGAACTGCAACGGCTCACGTTAGAGTCGGTTGGCGTGCTCGGCCACTCTCTCGGGGGGTACACTGCCCTCGCTGCTGCCGGGGCTGAGTTGCAACGTCACCAACTGACTGAAGTTTGTGGTGATACGGTCGCCGAGCAGCCCCTGCTAAATTTGTCGATGCTGCTGCAATGTCGGTTTTTAGAACTGCCAGAAACGGCTAATTTCGACGTGCAAGACGATCGCGTGCAGGCGGTGATGGCCATTAATCCCCTCACTAGCCACCTGTTTGGGTCTAAAGGGATGGGGGCATTGTCAGTGCCGACGTTACTCGTGGCCGCCACCGATGATTACTTTGTCCCCGCCTTGCCCGAACAGATCGAACCCTTTGAGTCAATATCGGCTGAAGACAAATATCTCGTCGTAATTGAGAATGCAACTCATTTTACGCCGCTCGATTTTGGTGAGCAGGTGTTGCCGGCCCCTGATTTTCTAGTCGGACCTGATCCGGCTTCAGCGCAACCGGCCCTACAGGCGCTCACCCTCGCTTTTTTTAATCGTCACCTGAGCGAGCTGCCTGATTACAGCGCCTTTCTCAACCAAGCCTATCTCAATCAGCTGGCATCAGATCCCTTTCAATTCAGCATTGTGCAGCAATATAGCCAGCCCTAA